From Etheostoma spectabile isolate EspeVRDwgs_2016 chromosome 8, UIUC_Espe_1.0, whole genome shotgun sequence, a single genomic window includes:
- the muc2.1 gene encoding mucin-2: MKWRCVWLCFLALFVASVIDVQARLVGNHVSSICSTWGREHFKTFDGDVYQFPGMCEYNLASDCHESYQEFSVHMKRKDKDGNPTVSHVVVTINDLLFYLTKNMVTVNNIPVKMPYYNAGVQVEQNAVYIKLQSKVGITVMWNGDDAVMVALDTDYANRTCGLCGDFNGVSVQNEFIHKGRKIGPIEFGNKHKVHRPNDDCEDPYEEEDESLEAVLDSCTEFQTTCNQMLRSEPWSSCTKVINPEPYIQACVQDMCGCANKTNDFCVCSTLSEFSRQCSHAGGQPPNWRTPQFCAKQCPFNMVYQESGSPCMDTCTLLDTGSLCEDHKMDGCFCPTGTVFDDISMRGCIAQSECQCKHNKIYNSGEVYRQDREECTCVEGRWACESLQTPATCAVEEGSHVTTFDGKTFTFHGDCYYTLAKVESKDHASPKFTILVQLVPCANQEFDTCLKSLKILLNNDRNNVLMFTSDGKVKQNMQTISLPYHSGDINIFHASSFHILLQTSFGLQIQIQHVPVMQVYVSLEQSYRAKTRGLCGNYNMVLSDDMKTPQGMVEGTAATFSNSWKANLMCPDREERLEDPCSLSVENEWYAKHWCALLLSPDSTFAQCHSVVDPEMYYKRCTYASCNCEKSQDCLCAVFSSYVRACASKGEILTDWRENVCDKYTKSCPASQIFSYKHQRCQLTCKSLGTVQPSCTSDFLPVDGCSCSEGLYLNENGICVPMEKCPCYHNEVYIKSGKSINIKDEHCVCTNGMLHCHSWRVRSSTCHFPKVFFNCSAASTGALGLHCTRTCLNLDSNDCESTECESGCRCPAGLLEDGKGSCVKENECPCQHDGHMYAPGSQIPDQCNICTCKSGSWECSKNKCLQTCIIYGSGHYNTFDQRTYGFQGHCSYVAVKDKCGNKTVQDNFGVITENVPCGTTGTTCSKTVRIQLGRMEIKLSKGNYDEVDLGHGAEIQYRIRKVGLYVVVESAIGLTVMWDGKTTVRIILEPQHSGEVCGLCGNFDGDGQNDFTTQGQLVVSNPLEFANSWKVSSECPDVEINADPCGARPNRLHWAQKMCSIIIGKTFKECHNKVAPLPFYDNCVRDSCACDSGGDCECFCSAVAAYAQACNEASVCVAWRTPEICPVFCDYYNSPDECKWHYNPCHKPCYKTCLNPEEKCSKPLPNLEGCYPVCPEDKPIFDEETGMCVEECSGCFYNNTRYEEDEVIYNVTDNLGMCYYAICKNSTVIHENKPCSSTTVPTTIATTTPVTTPTEPTTTTTEEPTTTIKSTTLPTEPTTTTTKEPTTTTRSTTPPTEPTTTTTKTPTTTPIYPTPN; encoded by the exons ATGAAGTGGAGATGCGTATGGTTGTGTTTCCTGGCTTTGTTCGTTGCAAGTGTCATTGATGTCCAAGCCAGACTGG TTGGCAACCATGTCAGCAGCATCTGTAGCACATGGGGCAGAGAGCACTTCAAGACATTTGATGGAGATGTGTACCAGTTCCCTGGTATGTGTGAGTACAACCTGGCCTCTGACTGCCACGAGTCCTACCAGGAGTTCTCCGTGCACATGAAGAGGAAAGACAAAGATGGAAACCCTACAGTCAGTCATGTGGTGGTCACCATCAACgaccttttgttttatctcACCAAGAACATGGtcactgtaaataacatccc tgtcaaAATGCCATACTACAATGCAGGTGTGCAAGTGGAACAAAATGCTGTTTACATCAAGCTCCAATCTAAAGTCGGCATCACTGTCATGTGGAACGGTGACGATGCAGTCATG GTGGCTCTGGATACTGATTATGCAAATCGTACCTGTGGACTTTGTGGAGACTTCAATGGTGTTTCTGTCCAGAATGAGTTCATTCATAAAG GTCGCAAAATCGGCCCCATTGAGTTTGgcaacaaacacaaagtccaTCGTCCAAATGATGATTGTGAGGACCCCtatgaggaggaagatgaatcACTGGAGGCTGTGCTGGATTCATGCACGGAGTTT CAAACCACCTGCAACCAGATGCTGCGTTCAGAGCCCTGGAGCTCCTGCACCAAAGTGATCAACCCTGAACCTTATATCCAGGCCTGTGTGCAGGACATGTGTGGCTGCGCCAACAAAACGAATGACTTCTGTGTCTGCAGCACACTGTCAGAGTTCTCTCGGCAGTGTTCTCATGCGGGAGGGCAGCCTCCCAACTGGAGGACACCTCAGTTCTGTG CTAAACAGTGCCCGTTCAACATGGTTTATCAAGAGAGCGGTTCCCCTTGCATGGATACATGCACACTTCTGGACACTGGTTCACTGTGTGAGGACCACAAAATGGACGGTTGCTTCTGTCCTACTG GAACTGTATTTGATGATATTTCCATGAGAGGGTGTATTGCTCAATCTGAATGTCAgtgcaaacacaacaaaatcTATAACTCCGGTGAGGTCTACCGACAGGACAGAGAAGAATG TACATGTGTTGAGGGTAGGTGGGCTTGTGAGAGCCTTCAAACACCTGCTACATGTGCAGTTGAAGAGGGTTCACATGTAACTACCTTTGATGGAAAAACCTTCACCTTCCATGGAGACTGTTACTACACCCTAGCCAAAGTGGAAAGCAAG GATCATGCAAGTCCAAAGTTTACAATCCTGGTTCAGTTGGTGCCGTGTGCAAATCAAGAGTTTGACACTTGTCTAAAGAGCCTTAAAATCCTGCTGAACAATGACAGAAACAAT GTATTAATGTTCACTTCCGATGGCAAAGTGAAGCAGAACATGCAGACCATCAGTTTGCCATACCACTCAG GTGATATCAACATATTTCACGCTTCATCCTTTCACATCTTGCTCCAGACCAGTTTTGGTTTGCAAATTCAGATCCAGCATGTGCCAGTCATGCAAGTCTATGTCAGCCTGGAACAAAGCTACAGAGCTAAGACACGTG GCTTATGTGGGAACTACAACATGGTCCTGTCAGATGACATGAAGACTCCTCAGGGGATGGTGGAGGGAACAGCAGCAACCTTCAGTAACTCATGGAAGGCTAACCTAATGTgcccagacagagaggaaagactTGAGGACCCCTGTTCCCTTAGTGtggaaaatg AATGGTACGCTAAACACTGGTGCGCTTTGCTGCTGAGTCCAGACAGTACTTTTGCACAATGCCATTCAGTGGTAGATCCTGAGATGTACTACAAG AGATGTACGTATGCCAGTTGTAACTGTGAGAAGAGTCAGGACTGCCTGTGTGCCGTCTTCTCCTCCTATGTTCGGGCTTGTGCATCAAAGGGAGAGATCTTGACAGACTGGAGAGAGAATGTGTGCG ataaatacacaaaaagcTGCCCAGCATCTCAGATCTTCTCTTACAAGCATCAGAGATGCCAGTTGACTTGCAAATCACTGGGCACAGTACAGCCAAGTTGCACTTCTGACTTCTTGCCTGTGGATGGCTGCTCCTGCTCCGAGGGTCTCTACCTAAATGAAAACGGAATCTGTGTCCCCATGGAAAAATGTCCTTGCTACCATAACGAAGTCTACATTAAGTCAGGAAAGTCTATCAACATCAAAGACGAGCACTG TGTATGTACCAATGGAATGCTTCATTGCCATTCTTGGAGAGTGCGCTCATCAA CATGCCATTTTCCAAAAGTGTTTTTCAACTGCTCCGCTGCAAGCACCGGAGCGCTAGGACTGCACTGTACTCGAACTTGTTTAAATCTGGACAGCAATGATTGT GAGTCCACAGAGTGTGAATCTGGCTGTCGGTGTCCAGCTGGCCTACTAGAAGATGGCAAAGGTTCCTGTGTGAAAGAAAACGAATGTCCTTGTCAGCATGATGGGCATATGTATGCCCCTGGATCACAAATCCCTGACCAATGCAACATCTG TACCTGCAAAAGTGGAAGCTGGGAGTGCAGTAAGAATAAATGCCTACAGACTTGCATTATTTATGGTAGTGGTCACTACAATACATTCGATCAGCGAACATATGGCTTTCAAGGACATTGTTCCTATGTTGCTGTTAAG GACAAATGTGGCAATAAAACAGTACAGGACAATTTTGGAGTAATCACAGAAAATGTACCATGTGGAACTACAGGCACCACATGCTCCAAAACTGTTAGAATCCAGCTTGGG CGAATGGAAATCAAATTATCAAAGGGTAATTATGACGAGGTGGACCTGGGACATGGTGCTGAGATTCAGTACAGAATAAGGAAGGTTGGCTTGTATGTGGTGGTAGAATCTGCCATTGGTCTGACGGTGATGTGGGATGGCAAAACAACTGTTCGCATCATCCTGGAACCACAGCACAGC GGAGAGGTATGCGGCCTGTGTGGAAATTTTGATGGTGATGGACAGAATGACTTCACCACTCAGGGTCAGCTGGTAGTGAGCAATCCGTTAGAATTTGCAAACAGCTGGAAAGTGTCAAGCGAGTGCCCAGATGTGGAAATTAATGCTGACCCTTGTGGAGCAAGACCCAATCGACTTCACTGGGCACAAAAGATGTGCAGCATTATAATTGGAAAAACATTCAAAGAGTGCCACAATAAG GTAGCCCCCCTTCCATTTTATGACAACTGTGTAAGAGACTCATGTGCCTGTGACTCTGGAGGAGACTGCGAGTGTTTCTGCTCAGCAGTTGCAGCTTATGCTCAAGCTTGTAATGAGGCTTCtgtctgtgttgcatggagaaCTCCAGAAATCTGTC CTGTCTTTTGTGATTACTACAACAGCCCAGATGAATGCAAATGGCACTACAACCCTTGCCACAAACCTTGCTACAAGACCTGTTTGAATCCAGAAGAAAAATGTAGCAAACCTTTACCCAACCTGGAAG GCTGTTACCCTGTATGCCCTGAAGATAAACCCATATTTGATGAGGAGACCGGGATGTGTGTGGAGGAATGTTCAGGTTGCTTTTACAACAACACTAGATACGAGGAAGATGAAGTTATTTACAATGTAACTGACAATTTGGGAATGTGTTACTATGCAATTTGCAAGAATTCAACAGTGATACATGAAAATAAACCTTGCTCTAGTACAACTGTCCCAACAACTATTGCCACCACTACACCCGTAACAACACCAACTGAACCTACTACTACAACAACTGAAGAGCCAACTACAACCATAAAATCTACAACCCTACCAACTGaacctactactactacaaccaAAGAGCCAACCACAACCACAAGATCTACAACCCCACCAACTGAACCTACTACTACCACAACCAAGACGCCAACCACAACCCCAATCTACCCCACCCCCAACTGA
- the LOC116694757 gene encoding uncharacterized protein LOC116694757, with product MAEHCNSSRFSWWGCRSCSCGWLFSCCSSRFGWWGCRFCGCGWLFSCSSGSRFSWWGCRLRSCGWLFSCCSSRFGWWGCRFVVVVGSLVVVVVVGSVGGVVDSVVVVGSLVVVVVVGSVGGVVDFVVVVGSSVVVVVGSVGGVVDVVVVVGFSVVVVGSVGGVVDFVVVVGSSVVVVVEGSVGGVVDCVVVVGSSVVVVVGSVGGVVDCVVVVGSSVVVVVVGSVGGVVDFVVVVGSLVVVVVGSVGGVVDFVVVVGSSVVVVVEGSVAGVVDCVVVVGSLVVVVVGSVGGVVDFVVVVGSLVVVVVGSVGGVVDFVVVVGSSVVVVVVGSVGGVVDFVVVVGSLVVVVGSVGGVVDFVVWLALHCL from the exons ATGGCGGAGCA TTGCAATAGTAGTAGGTTTAGTTGGTGGGGTTGTAGATCGTGTAGTTGTGGTTGGCTCTTCAGTTGTTGTAGTAGTAGGTTCGGTTGGTGGGGTTGTAGAttttgtggttgtggttggCTCTTTAGTTGTAGTAGTGGTAG taggttCAGTTGGTGGGGTTGTAGATTGCGTAGTTGTGGTTGGCTCTTCAGTTGTTGTAGTAGTAGGTTTGGTTGGTGGGGTTGTAGATTTGTGGTTGTGGTTGGCTCTTtggttgtagtagtagtagtaggttCAGTTGGTGGGGTTGTAGATTCTGTGGTTGTGGTTGGCTCTTTGGTTG TTGTGGTAGTAGTAGGTTCTGTTGGTGGGGTTGTAGAttttgtggttgtggttggCTCTTCAGTTGTGGTAGTAGTAGGTTCAGTTGGTGGGGTTGTAgatgttgtggttgtggttggcTTTTCAGTTGTGGTTG taggttCTGTTGGTGGGGTTGTAGAttttgtggttgtggttggctcttcagttgtagtagtagtag AAGGTTCAGTTGGTGGGGTTGTAGattgtgtggttgtggttggctcttcagttgtagtagtagttg GTTCGGTTGGTGGGGTTGTAGattgtgtggttgtggttggcTCTTCcgttgttgttgtagtagtag gttCAGTTGGTGGGGTTGTAGAttttgtggttgtggttggCTCTTTGGTTGTGGTAGTAGTAGGTTCAGTTGGTGGGGTTGTAGATTTTGTGGTTGTAGTTGGCTCCTCAGTTGTTGTAGTAGTAGAAGGTTCAGTTGCTGGGGTTGTAGattgtgtggttgtggttggcTCTTTGGTTGTGGTAGTAGTAG GTTCAGTTGGTGGGGTTGTAGAttttgtggttgtggttggCTCTTTGGTTGTGGTAGTAGTAGGTTCAGTTGGTGGGGTTGTAGATTTTGTG gttgtggttggcTCTTCcgttgttgttgtagtagtagGTTCAGTTGGTGGGGTTGTAGAttttgtggttgtggttggCTCTTTGGTTGTAGTAGTAGGTTCAGTTGGTGGGGTTGTAGATTTTGTGGTGTGGTTGGCTCTTCATT gtttgtag
- the LOC116694340 gene encoding intestinal mucin-like protein: MKDIGSGVCLTMICSDICEILNTTIICNNPTMPTPTPTTPVPTCPEWNVTQNETFFLCNCTMARCIENNTIEIIPYECPPLENITCTNGKKPVLVYDDFYCCQHYACDCVCEGWGDPHYITFDGLYYSYQGNCTYVLMEEILPKHNLNIYIDNVFCDPTEDVSCPRSIIISYQMEVVTLLNHNLLGAAQLEALKNGVRLKLPYSQQGVRILDSGINLVLEIPHLKVVITFGITGFSVTLPYQYFGKNTQGHCGTCNNNQADDCRLPEGQLVENCAVMADYWPAKHINLPNCQIPSVLPTDMPELPPTLTPCKPDSICHLLKSSLFAACHPFVSPDNFYRGCVFDSCHVSNPAVDCTSLQTYAAACAQAGVCVHWRNHTRLCASDCPSNKVYKPCGPAEQPTCEDNTNEPSMNYTTEGCFCPDGMKLFNKDSGICVSICGCLDPEGIPRQFNERFEYKCQNCICEESTKTVTCKQKACPTPPITHCTGPGFVLVNQTMPSDHCCSTFVCQCHSNTCPITDMNCPAGYMPVVSVPEGKCCPEHRCEPKRVCVHKDNEYQPGSSVPAPLCQDCTCTNELDPGSGLFKIRCEFQKCQEDCDRGYEYVETNSDECCGTCVQTHCVVSVNNTKKLLKPGETWSPTENKCQHYTCIEVGDTLTTFNSQIVCPPFQQSNCQPGTIQTAANGCCKICVEREKACKVVLMKTHIMHKGCQSNQEVEMPYCEGSCNTFTKYSEAAAAMQHSCSCCRETRSSNRTVDLHCLNGDVVPYSYIHVEECGCGHTDCTRAAAQPVRRRKSSTLV, from the exons ATGAAAGACATTGGATCAGGTGTATGTCTCACAATGATATGTTCTGATATTTGTGAGATTCTTAACACAACAATAATTTGCAACAACCCAACCATGCctacacccacacccacaacaccTGTACCTACCTGCCCTGAATGGAATGTAACA CAAAATGAGACGTTCTTTTTGTGCAACTGCACCATGGCCAGATGCATTGAGAACAATACAATTGAAATAATTCCATATGAATGTCCACCCCTTGAGAACATCACTTGTACCAATGGAAAGAAACCAGTTCTTGTGTATGATGACTTCTACTGCTGCCAGCATTACGCTTGTGACT gtgTATGTGAAGGCTGGGGAGATcctcattacattacatttgatGGATTGTACTACAGTTATCAAGGAAACTGTACTTACGTCTTGATGGAAGAGATTTTACCAAAACATaacttaaatatttatattgacaATGTCTTCTGTGATCCCACTGAAGATGTTTCTTGTCCGCGATCAATAATTATATCATACCAAATGGAAGTTGTCACACTTTTAAATCATAACCTTCTTGGAGCAGCACAGTTGGAG GCACTGAAAAACGGAGTACGTCTGAAACTACCTTATTCACAACAAGGTGTTAGGATCTTGGACTCTGGCATTAACTTGGTTTTGGAGATCCCTCACTTAAAAGTGGTCATCACATTTGGAATAACTGGCTTTAGTGTGACCCTTCCATATCAATACTTTGGCAAGAACACACAGGGCCATTGTG GAACATGCAATAACAACCAGGCTGATGACTGCAGGTTGCCTGAAGGCCAGCTGGTGGAAAATTGTGCCGTGATGGCCGACTATTGGCCTGCAAAACACATTAACCTACCCAATTGCCAAATACCTTCTGTTTTGCCCACTGACATGCCTGAACTTCCACCAACCCTAACTCCATGCAAACCAGATTCCATATGTCACCTGCTTAAAAGCAG TCTCTTTGCAGCGTGCCATCCCTTCGTCTCTCCTGACAATTTCTATCGAGGTTGTGTTTTTGATAGCTGCCATGTTTCCAACCCAGCTGTGGACTGTACAAGTTTGCAGACTTATGCTGCTGCCTGTGCTCAAGCTGGGGTTTGTGTGCACTGGAGGAACCACACCAGGTTGTGTG CGAGTGACTGCCCATCAAACAAAGTTTACAAGCCATGTGGTCCTGCAGAACAGCCAACCTGTGAAGACAA TACCAATGAACCATCCATGAATTACACCACAGAGGGCTGCTTTTGTCCTGATGGAATGAAACTCTTTAACAAAGACTCTGGCATATGTGTTAGTATCTGTG gatgTCTTGATCCTGAGGGCATTCCTCGTCAG TTTAATGAGAGGTTTGAGTACAAATGCCAAAACTGCATTTGTGAGGAGTCCACCAAGACTGTGACTTGCAAGCAAAAGGCATGCCCGACACCACCTATAACACATTGCACTGGTCCCGGGTTTGTCCTTGTCAACCAAACTATGCCATCAGACCACTGCTGTTCTACTTTTGTTTGCC AATGCCACAGCAACACATGCCCAATCACTGACATGAACTGTCCAGCAGGATATATGCCAGTTGTCAGTGTTCCTGAGGGTAAATGCTGTCCAGAACATAGATGTG AGCCTAAAAGAGTTTGTGTACACAAAGACAATGAATACCAG CCTGGCTCTTCAGTTCCTGCGCCTCTATGTCAGGATTGTACCTGCACCAATGAGTTGGACCCTGGTTCTGGTCTATTCAAGATACGTTGTGAGTTTCAGAAATGTCAAGAAGACTGTGACAGG gGATATGAATATGTGGAAACTAATTCAGATGAATGCTGTGGAACGTGTGTACAGACACACTGTGTCGTCAGTGTTAATAATACCAAGAAGCTCTTGAAG CCAGGAGAGACCTGGTCACCAACTGAGAATAAGTGTCAGCATTACACCTGTATTGAGGTCGGTGACACTTTAACAACGTTCAATTCACAAATTGTCTGCCCACCATTCCAGCAGAGCAACTGCCAACCT GGCACAATTCAGACTGCAGCAAATGGCTGTTGTAAAATCT GTGTGGAGAGGGAGAAGGCCTGCAAGGTAGTActcatgaaaacacacattatgcACAAGGGCTGTCAGTCCAACCAGGAGGTAGAAATGCCATATTGTGAAGGATCCTGCAACACTTTCACTAA GTACTCTGAAGCAGCAGCTGCTATGCAGCATTCTTGTTCCTGCTGTAGGGAGACTCGCTCCAGCAATCGCACTGTTGACTTGCACTGCCTGAATGGAGATGTAGTTCCCTACTCATACATCCATGTGGAGGAGTGTGGCTGCGGCCACACAGACTGCACCAGAGCTGCTGCACAACCCGTCCGTAGGAGGAAAAGCTCCACACTGGTGTAA